The uncultured Desulfatiglans sp. DNA window CCTGCGCACGACCCGCTCATCGCGCGCACGGGTGTTGTTGACGGCGATGAAGTGCGGCATCAGGTTGCCGGCCTGGTCATAGACCGCGAAGTACTTCTGGTGCTCGCGCATGGCGGTGATGAGGACGGCCGCGGGCACGGCGAGAAACGCCTCGTCGAAGTGCCCGGCCACGGCCGAAGGGTATTCGACCAGGTTGGCGTTGATCGAGACGAGCTCCGGGTCGTCGGACGGGCGGCCGCCCACCGATGCCGCGGCCGCTTCCACCTGCCCCCTCACCCGTTCTTCGCGCTCCGCCGGATCGATGACCACGAACCGCTCGGCGGTATCCTTCAGATAGCGCTCCCAGCCGGCGACCTCGAACGGCTCCGGGGCCATGAAGCGGTGCCCCGCCGAACGCCTGCCGCTCCGGATCCCCGCCAGCTCGAACGGGACCACGGCGCCGTCGAAGAGGGCCACGATCCAGTGGATCGGCCGCACGAAAGGGACGTTCTCGCTCCCCCAGCGCATGGACTTGGGCCAGGGAACGGCCGCGATCAGCGCCGGCAGGTTCCCGGCCAGGATCTCGGCCGTCGGTCTTCCGGCGATGGCATGCTTCACATGCAGGTACTCGCCCCTGGGCGTCGAGATGGTCCCGAGGGCCTCGACCGCCACCCCCTGCTTCTGGGCGAATCCGAGCGCCGCCTTGGTCGGACGGCCATCCTTGTCGTAGGCCACCTGCCTGGGAGGGCCCGTGACCTCCTGCACCCGGTCACGCTGTTTCTGCTCGACGTCCGCAGCCCGCAGGACAAGCCTTCGAGGCGTGCCGTAAACGGCAGGCCGTTCGGCGAAACCGATCTCGTTCTTCGCCAGCAGCTCTTCCCAGAGCCTCCTCAGGTTTTCGAGGCCGTCGGCCAGATAGCCCGCGGGGATCTCCTCGGTGCCAATTTCCAATATGAATTCTGAAGACATATCTTCATCCTCATCGATGGTCGGGGAAGGCTCTCAGCGCCCATCCTGAACCTCTTTCCAGTTTCCAGAACTGATTCCGATCCTTCTCCCCACTCTTCTCGAAAGATGCGGTCAAGCGATCTTCATTCACCCGGTCTTCTCCGCTCCCCTGTTTGCACGGATACCGGCTCGGCCCGCCATCCGCCAGTCCTGGATGCCGGACCGGACGAGGCTCACGCGGCGGCCTTCGCCAGCAGCGGGAACCCCATCTCCTCGCGCTGCTGCAGGTAGGTCTTGGCGCTCAGGCGCGCCAGATTGCGGATCCGCTCGATGTAGTGGGTCCGCTCCGTCACGCTGATCGCCCCGCGCGCATCGAGGATGTTGAAGGTGTGCGAACACTTGAGGCAATAGTCATAGGAGGGGAGGACGAGCCCCTTGGCGGCGGCCCTCTTCGCCTCGCTCTCGTAAAGCGAAAAGAGCTTCAGCATCATCTCCACATCGGCCTGCTCGAAGTTGTAGACCGAGAGCTCCCACTCGCCCTTGCGATGGACATCCCCATAAGAGATCCGCCCGTTCCAATCGAGGTCGTAGACGTTTTCCTTCTCCTGCAGGTACATGGCGATCCGCTCGAGCCCGTAGGTGATTTCGACCGAAATGGGATCGAGGCGTATGCTCCCGGCCTGCTGAAAATAGGTGAACTGCGTGATCTCCATCCCGTCGAGCCAGACCTCCCACCCAAGCCCGGAGGCCCCCAGCGTTGGGGATTCCCAGTCGTCTTCGACGAAGCGGATGTCGTGGTCGAGGGGGTCGATCCCCAGGGCCTGGAGGCTTCCGAGATACAGGTCCTGAACCTCCAGGGGGGACGGCTTGAGGATGACCTGATACTGGTAATAGTGCCCGAGCCGGTTGGGGTTCTCCCCGTACCGCCCGTCCGTGGGGCGCCTCGAGGGTTCCACGTAGGCGACCGCCCAGGGCTCAGGCCCGAGGACGCGCAGCAGGGTCGCCGGGTTGAAGGTCCCCGCCCCCACCTCGAGGTCGTAGGGCTGCTGAATCAGGCAGCCCCTGTCGGACCAGTACCGCTCGAGGGCGAATATGAGTTCCTGAAATGTCATGTTCAGCGCCTCCTCCGATGCGGCCTCCGCCGGGCGAACCAGGCCGGCCGCGCAGTTTCGATCGAAATGGATACGATTAGCACTGGTTCGAGGCCTTGTCAAGCACAGCGTCCAAGGCGTTGGAACATGCAGGAAGCGGGCGGGGATTCCGGGGGCGGGCCTTTCACTTCTTCATCTTGCGGCGCTCCTCGTCGCGGATGTCGCGGCGCAGCAGCTTGCCGACCTTGGACTTGGGGAGCATATCGCGGAATTCGATGTACTGGGGGATCTTGTACTCGGCCAGACGATCCCGGCACCAGCGGGTGAGGTCCGCGCCGCTGACCCCCCGGGCGTCCTGCTTGAGCACCACGATCGCCTTGATGCGTTCGCCGAGCTTCTTGTCGGGCACACCCACCACGCAGGCCTCGATCACCGCCTCGTGGTCCAGGAGGCAGGACTCGATCTCCGAGGCCGATACCCGGTAGCCCTTGCACTTGATGATGTCGGCGCTGCGGTCCACGTAGTACAGAAGCCCCGTTTCGTCGCGCCGCACGAAGTCGTTCATGCGGTACCACCGGCGGCTCTCGATATCGACATACGCCTTGGCCGTTTCATCGGGCTTGCGCCAGTAGCCGTCCGAGATGTGGCGGAAGGTCACCAAAAGCTCACCCGGCTCGCCGTCATCGACCGGCTCGAGGGTCTCGTGGTCCACGATCATCACCTCGCGCGAAGGCAGCGGCATGCCTATGCTGCCCGGCACCGGCTCGCGGCCGAGGGGGCTCATGCAGGTGAACCCCACCTCGGTTGCCCCGTAGGCCTGGTAGATGGGGATCCCCAGGAGCCGCTTCCAGCGTTCGAAGGTCTCGAGCGGCAGGACGTCGCCGCCGCTCCAGCAGTAGCGGAGGGAGTGCAGGTCGAACAGGTCGAGCCGGTCGTTTTCGAGGATCATGCGGTAGAGGGTCGGGGCCCCCAGAAAGAGCGTGGCCCGATGCCGCTCGATGGCGTCCAGGATGGCGTCCACCTGCGGGATGGGCATCAGGATGCAGGTGTTCCCGCGGCTCAGCACCATGCCGAGGAGAACCCCCTGGGCGAGCTGATGGAAGAGCGGATTGACCATGACAAAGACCTCTTCCTCGTCCCGGATGAAGCCCTCGCCGACCTCCCGGATCTCCTCCACGAACGAGACCATGCCCGAATGGCTCATGACGCAGCCCTTGGGAAACCCCGTGGTGCCGCCGGTGTACAGGATGTAGCAGGGATGGTCGATCGGGTCCACTTCGACCTGGGGGGGTCTGGGCGGGTATTGCCTGAGGAGTGCGCCGAACCGGTGCAGGCTCTCGCCCTTTTCGGTCGTCCCGCGCGGGACGAGGTCGAACATCCACCCGAAGAGGCGTTTGTAGGCGGGCAGCATCTCGTCGTGGGTGGTCACGATCACGCGCTTCAGGGACGTCTCGGGCCAGACCTCTTTGACGTAGCGGTAATTGGTGTCGAGGCAGACCACGGTCTTCGCCCCGGTGTCGTTCAAGAGGTAGCGGATCTCGTGCGGCGTGTAGATGGGCGAGACCGGGACGGGCACGGCACCGGCCACCTGCGCGCCGAAGTAGGCGATCAGGAACTGGGGCAGGTTCGGCAGGTAGATCATGATCCGCTCCCCCGGGCGCACCCCGTGGGCATGCAGCGCCGCCGCGAACCGGTCGATCAGCTCCCGCATGCGGCGGTAGCTGAACCGCTGACCGAGGTAGATGACGGCCGTGCGCTCCGGCCAGCGTTCGCACGCCCGGTCGAAGGAGGAATAGACCAGTTCGGGTGTCTGGGGCATCGATCGACCTTTCTCTTCCGTCCGCCGCCGCAGGGCGGCCGCTACATCCCGAAATACGCCGATTTCACGTCCGGGTTGTCCATCAGTTCCTGGGCCCGCCCCATCACCACCACCCCGCCGTTTTCCATGACGTAGCCGAAGTCGATGAGGGGCAGCACAGGCCTCGCGTACTGTTCGGCCAGGACCACGCTGATGCCGGTCTCCTGATTGATATTCTCGACCGCCTCGGTCAGCATGGTCTCCATGAGCGGGCTCAGGCCCAGCAGGGGCTCGTCCAGCAGGAGCAGCTTCGGCTGGGCCATCAGGGCGCGGCCGATGGCGAGCATCTGCTGTTCGCCGCCGCTCAGGAAACCGCCTTCCCGCTTCCGCAGGAGCTTCAGCTTCGGAAAGATGCGGAACACGTAGTCGAGGGTCCGCGCCGCCTGGGCCCGGGTGGCAAGCACGCCGCCGATGCGGAGGTTTTCCATCACCGAGCTTTCCTTGAAGATGCGGCGCCTCTCCGGGCACAGGACCATCCCTAGGCGGGCCCGTTCGCTCGCCTCCAGGTGACGGATCTCGCGGCCTTCGAAGAGGATGCTCCCCAGAATGGTCAGGCGCTGCCCGCCCCGCATGCGTTCTTTTTTCTGCACGTCCAGGATGACCCCCGAGGCGGTGTACATGAGGGTGGACTTCCCGGCGCTGTTGGCCCCGAAAACGCCCGTGATCCCGCCCTTCTCCACGCTGAGCGAGACGTTGTTGATGGCGAGGGCGTTCTCGTAGAAGACCATGAGGTCCTTGATCTCCAGATGGTTCATTTTCGGTCCTCCGCGCCCATGTAAGCCTTCTTGACGGCCGGGTCCTCCATCACCTCCGCGGGCGGCCCGTCGGCGATCTTCTCGCCGAAGTTGATCACCATGACCCGGCCGGCCAGCTTGAAGAGCTCCCGCAGGCGGTGCTCCACCATCATCAGGGTGATGCCGTTCATCTGCATCTTTTCAAGCAGCGGGAGCATGCTGGCGATCTCCGACATGCTCATGCCCGAAAACACCTCGTCGCAGAGAACGATGACGGGCTGGAGCGCCAGGCACCGGGCCAGCTCGAGCCGCTTCAGATAGCCAAGGGGGAGCGAACCAGCCGTCTTGTAAGGCACCCGGGCGTCGCGCTCGAAGCCGATCTCCTCGAGGATGTCTATGGCGACGGAGTCGAGGTCGCCGAGGGCCCCGGAACGGGTCTTCCGGACGCGCGGCGAGTTGAGCGGCACGATGAGATTCTTGTAGGCGGCCATGGTGTGGAAGGGGCGCATGACCTGGAAGGTCCGGACCAGCCCGCGCAGCGCGATCTTGTGGGGGGGCAGGCCGTCGATCCGCTCGCCCATGAAGGTGATCCGACCGTCGTCCGGCTTGACGAAGCCGGTCAGAAGATTCACCAGCGTCGTCTTTCCCGCCCCGTTCGGTCCGATGATCCCGACCACCTCGCCCTTGTGCAGGTCGAAGCTGACGCCGCTCATGGCATGGACCCCGCCGAAGGACTTCCAGAGGTTCGTGACTTCCAGGATGCGTTCTCCGGTCATGGCTACACCTTTTCCCAGCGCTCGAACTGGAAATACTTCCGTTCGAGGTAGTTCAGGATCCCTTCGGGCTTGTAGAGGATGAAGGCGAGGAGGATGAGGCTGTAGAGCACCACCCGCAGCTGTCCGAAGCCCCGCAGGGCCTCCGAGAGCGGCGTCAGAACGAAGGCCCCGATCACCGGGCCGGCGAGGGTACCCATCCCGCCCATGACCGTCGCGGCGATCGGCAGGATGGAAAAGTCCATGGCGAACATGGACAGCCCCAGCCAGCCGTAGAGGTGGCTCAGGTATGCGCCGCAAAAGGACCCGATCAGGGCGGCCAGAAAAAGGGCCTTGATTTTGTAGGCGGTGATGTCGATGCCCGAGGCCTTCACCGCCTGATCGTTGTCCTTGACCGCCTGCAGGATGATCCCGAAATCCTCGGTCATCAGCCGCCGCAGGCCGAAGAGCGCGACCAGCAGCGCCCCCACCAGCAGGTACTGCTCCACCCAGATGTTGGGCAGGTAGTCGAGGCTGCTGATCCCCTCGGTGCTTCCGAGGATGCTGGTCGCGACGATGAAGGAGACCAGGAAGAGCGGCAGCATGAAGCTGACGATGGCGAAATAGACCCCGCGCAGCCGCAGGCAGAGGACCAGCGCGAGGGTGCCGAGCGCCGCCCCGGTTACCGAGGCGAGGGGGATGGTGACCCAGATGGGCCACCCCCAGTAGTGGTTGAGGCTTCCGGAGACGTAGCCCCCGAGGCCGATGAACATGGAGAGGCCGAGGCAGACGAGCCCCGCGTACTGGGCCAGAAAATCGAAGGCCAGGGCCAGCATGGCATAGGTGGCGGCCGCGCAGAACACGCGCTGCCAATACATGTCGAGCATCAGAGGGAGCGCGCAGAGAAGAGCCACCAGGGCCACGCGCGGGAGGAGCAGAAAGGTCATCTCCCGCCAGGAACTGAGGGCATAGAGCCCGTGGCTTCTGACCGTAATGCTCCGGTCGAGGCGCTTTTTGCGCCTTTCGGACATCTCCATCAGACCCTTTCCTCCAGTTCCTTCTGCTTGCCGAGGAGCCCGGAGGGCTTGAGCAGAAGGATGAGAATGATCGTCCCGACAAGCACCATCGACTCCCAGACGGTCCCCAGGAGCGTGCTGCTGATGATCACCGTGTAGCCAAGCACCAGGGAGGCCAGGATCGTCCCGGCCCAGCTTCCGAGCCCTCCCACGATGCAGACGGCAAGCGCCCGGATCAGGACGTGGTATCCCTGTTCCACCGCCAGGTTCCCCAGGGGGAGGACCAGGACCGCCGCCATCCCCGCCAGGGCCGACCCGACCGCCAGGGACAGCATCGCGGTCCGGTCCGGATGGATCCCCAGCATCATGGCCGCCTGTTCGTCCTGCGCGATCGCCCTCAGCTTCAAACCCGCCTTGCTGTAGTGGGTGAAGAGATAGATGGCCAGGAGGATCAGGCTGCCGAAGCCCAGGATGAAGAGGCGCTGGAAGTCCACGAAGACCCCGGCGACGTTGATCTTGGCGTCGAAAAACGGCGGGAGGGAGTAGAACGGCCCGATGAACCCCTTGAACCCTGCGATGCCCTGCAGCCGGAGCCCCTCCAGGATGACCAGGCTGACCGCGAAGGAGGCGATGATCTCCGAGGTGGGCATCCCCCTCAGCCGGATCAACACGAAACGGTAAATGATCAGCCCCAACAACGCGGACACGACGAGCGCCAGGAGGATCGCCAGGATGTAGGGCAGCTTCAGGTCGTTCAGGAAGCTCCAGGTCAGGAAACCCACGAGCACGTAAACCGCGCCGTGGGCGAAATTGGGGATGCGGCTGACGCCGTAAACGAGTGCGAATCCGGCGGCCAGCAGCATGAAGATCATGCTGTTCACCGCCCCGTAGATCAGGATCTCCATGCCCGCACCTCGGCTGTGGGTTGTCGGTCCGGAAATGCCTTATCCGGCACGATCCGGTTCCCAATCCGGAAATGAGAATTTTTCTTCACACCCTGCGGGTGCCCAGTCCCACCGCTTCGTGGCGAGTCCCGGTTTAACCAATTTCAAGCAAATCAAGCAGTTTCCATCCGGAAACGATTTCCCGGTAGAACCCCGTTTCCAATCCGGAAATGAGGATTTTTGGCCAATATCAAGGAAATCAAGCGTTTGCGCGGAGGCGACCTGCAGGTCGCCGCACAAGCAAACGTGCAGATTGACGCCGAGATTGGCCAAAAAGACCATTTCCGGATGGAAACGGGGCTACTTCTTCATCCAGGGCGGGAGCTTCAGTTCGCCGGTGGCGGCGGCCTTCGGGAAGATGGTCACCCGCTGGCCGTCCTGCCATTGGATCCAGTTCCCGAGCACGCTCGTCTGGGGGTCATAGCCGTAGATGATCTGATGGTTCTCGTCGAAGCGGACCGTCCCGCGCACCAGTTGGAGGTCGGTCTTCAGGAGGGCGTCGATCACCGCCTCCTTTTCGAGGGTCCCGGCCCGCTCGATGGCGTCCGCAAGGATGTACATGGTCTCGTAACCGCTCACGGACCCGGTGCTGCGCGGCGGCACGCCCCAGCGCTTCTTATAGGCCTCGTAATAGGCGCGGGACTTCGGGGTGACATCGGAGGGCGTCGCGCCGGCCTCCGAAAGGTTCACCACCACATAGGCGGTCTTCCCGCCCGTGGCCTCCCAGAAACCGGGGTCTTCAGCCGCCCCGATGAAGCCGAGCGGCAGCGCCGGCACTTCGAGGTCCGCCCATTGCCGAATCATGATGGAGGTCTCGGGGGCATAGGCCCAGACGAAGAGCACCTGGGCGCCCGACTTCTTGCACTCGGTCAGGGGCACCGTGTAGTCCGTGGTGCCGATCGGGTGCTTGTCGTATCCGGTGATCTCCCACCCCATGGCCTTCGCCTTCTCTTCCACGATCTGCGCAGCCTTCCGGCACATAAGGCTGTCGTCGATGGAGATGAAGAGCTTGTTGAAGCCGTGGTTTTCCTTGAGGGTGGTCAGAAGGTCCAGGGCCTCCTTGACATACCACTTCACGCTGCCGCTCGCGCGGAAGGAGTGTTTGTATTTCTCCCGGTTCTCGGCGACCTTCTGGTCCCAGGTGGGGGTGTAGGAGCCGATCCCCACGATGTCCACGATCCCATACCGGGCGTAAAGGTCCATCGCGGCGATCGAGCACTCCGACATGCAGGGGCCGCCGGCAATGAAATGGGCCTTGGTGTCGAGGATCAGCTTCTCGATCGCCAGGAGCACATCACGGGCAGGCACCCCCGGCTCCTCGTCCCGGCTGTCGATGATCTCGAGTTTGATCGGGCGCTTCACCCCGCCCACATCGACGCCCCCGGCGGCGTTGATCTCCTCGGTCGCGAGGACCATCCCACGCTCGCCGTTCTGTCCATACCCGCTCGCCCTCGGAATCGGCGCGCCGACGATGATGGGATCCGCGGCCGCAGCCGGATCAGGGCCGGCCGGAACCGACCAGAGGGCCGCGCACACCAGCACCAGAAAGACCTTCCCCAGACAGCTCGCTACCTTCATATCTGCCTCCTTTTTTGGACAACACTTGGAAAAAACGGTTGACGGTCCAATGTAACATCGGGATCACCCCTCTTCGATCGACCGCAGGGGCGCCGACGAAACGCAAGCTCGACAGGTCCACGCCGGGCGGCGCTCATTCCGCCCATGAATACCGCGGCGATCGGAGGGATGAAAAATCCCATGGCGGACAAAGGCACGCCCGGCCGGGCCGCGGCTGATCATCTGCGGCCACGCTCGCCAGTGGGCAAAGGGCCGGCCGCGGGCTATCGCTTGAGAATGGTCGGTGAAGGCTCGTACCGCCCCTCCTGGACATCTTGCCAGAACTGCTTCCGATCCTTCTCCCAGCCCTTCCCGAAGGACGATGCAAAAACCCCGCCCAGCCTTTCGAAGAGCCGCTTCCATCCGGCCTGATGGCTCAGGGTCAGCACGTCTTCCAGAAAGGGGACGATCTGCGAGAGCTTTTCTTTCGGCAGATAGGCCCGGGCGCCGAGCTCGATCGATTTTTGGAGGGCCTCCCGGTTGAAGGCCTGCGCGGTCAGCATCACCGCCGGGAACCCCATGTGGACGGCGGTGTCGAGGAGTTCGAAGCCGCGCACCCCCATGATATCCAGGATCACCAGATCGTAGGTCCAGGAGTGCAGCAACTGCTGAGCCCTCTCATAGTCCAGGGCCCGGTCGATCAGGAGCCCCTCGAAGCCTTCCAGCTGCTCTTCGAGCGCGTCGAGGACGTCGGGTTCATCATCGACGATCAGGATATGCTTGTTGTTCAGGATGCTTTCAGGCATTCGAACGTGCTCCTTTCCTCATTCCGGCATGGCCTTCGGACCTGCCGCGGAGCCGGGTGCATCATCATTGCAGGGGTTCAAACGAACGGGTATCAGACAGTTGAAACAGGACGCCATCCGGGTCGCCGCAGGAAAAACACGCGGCTCGGCGCTGGATTCGCTGAAACGACCGTCCCGGATGGAAATCGAAAAAAGCCACGCTCCTGCCGCATGCGAAGCGCTGGAGCGGTCTTCGGCTGCCGGGTCGCGAGGCCTGTCCGCGGGGCGGCAGTCCTCGTGTGAAGGTTGGAATCCGCCCTGTCGAAAGACCTCGACGGGCGGACCGAAAAACGCGAGCGCCGGAGGCGCGGAAAGCACCCCTTGCCGGGGGAGCATCATGCCCCGCCGGGGTAGGGCGATGGAACGGGGATTCGCTGCAGCCCCCTTGACGAGGGGCAAGAATCCCCTGAGAACCATCGAAAGTGGAACAAGGAAACCAACATCCGGTGCAGCGGCACCGCCTGACGTCCGCAGGCGAACTGAACGCCCGCGTGGCGGAAGCGGGGGCGGCGGGGCCATCGCGGCTGAGCCGCCTGCGGCCTGCGCTGGAGGCGAAAGCCCCCGACGGAGCCCCGGCCGCACGGGACGGGCTTATTTCTTCAGAATGACGGGGGCAGGCTGGTAGTTCCCCTCCTGCACCTCCTTCCAGAACGCCTCCCGATCCTTCTGCCATTCCTTGCCGAACTTCGACGTGAAAACCCCGCCCAGCCGGTCGAAGACACGCTTCCAGCCGGCCTGATGGCTGAGGGTGAGCACGTCCTCCAGAAAGGGGACGATCTCGCCCAGCTTCTCCTTGGGGAGGTAGGCCCGGGCGCCGAGCTCGACGGACTTCTCGAGCGCCTCGACCGAAAACGCGTGGGCGGTCAGCATGACCGCCGGAAATCCGAGATGCACGGCCGCATTCAGGAGATCGAAGCCCCGCACCCCCATGATGTCCAGGATCACCAGATCATAGCTCCAGGATCGGAGCAGTTCGTAGGCGGTCTTGTAGTCGGTGGCCTTGTCGAAGACGAGCCCCTCGAATTCTTCGAGCTGCTCCTCCAGGGCCTCGAGCACGTCCGGCTCGTCATCGACCGCCAGAATACGCTTGTTGTTCAGAACACTCTCCCGCATCGCAGGATCCTCCTTCTAACTCGTATCCATCCGGAAATGATTTTCCAGTGGAACCCGGTTTCCAATCCGGAAATCCCGTCACATCTTCTTTTCCTTGGTGAGCCGCCGGCGTTCCTCATCGCGGATCTCGCGCCTCAGAAGCTTGCCGACCTTCGACTTCGGCAGCATGTCGCGGAACTCGATGTAGCTCGGCACCTTGTAGGAGGCCAACCGCTCCCGGCAGAAGTTCAGGAGGTCGGCGCCGCTGACCCCGCGGGCGTCCTCCTTCAGCACGACGATCGCCTTGATCCGTTCGCCCACCTTCGGGTCGGGGACCCCCACCACGCAGGCCCCGATCACGGTCGGATGGTTCTGCAGCACGGCCTCCACCTCGGAGGCCGAGACCCGGAAGGCCTTGTGCTTGATGATATCGGCGGAGCGCTCCACGTAGAGCAACTGACCGTCTTCATCCTGCTTGACGAAGTCCCCCATGCGGTAGAAAATCTTGTCGCCGATCTTGACATAGGAATTCTGAGTCTCTTCGGGCTTCTTCCAGTATTCCTTGATCGTGTAAGGCGAAGTCACCAGGAGTTCCCCTGTCTCGCCCGTCGGAACGGCTTCGAGGGTTTCGGGGTCCGCCACCAGGCATTCGCGGCTTTCGAGCGGCAGGCCGATGGTGGTCGGCTTCGGGTTCCCGTCGATGCGGCTGTAGGTCACGTGCCCCGCCTCGGTCGACCCGTAGACCTGGTAGATGGGCACGCCGAAACGCTCCTTCCAGCGGTTGAAGACCTCCCGCGGCAGGACGTCGCCGCCGCAGTAGCAGTAGACCAGCGAACTGATGTCATAGCGTTCCAGACGGTCGTTTTCGAGGATCATCCGGTAAAGGGCCGGCACCCCCAGCATCCACCGGACCCGGTGCCGCTCGATGGTCTCGAGGATCGCGTCCACCTGCGGAACGGGCATGAGCGCCGTGCAGTTTCCCTTGTTGAGGCCGAGCGCCATGAAGAGCCCGAGCGCCATGATGTGGAAGAGCGGGTTGACGGCGATATAGCAGTCCTCGCCTTCCTTGAGGTGCCCCGCCGCCACGTCCTCGGTGACATCGTTCACATAGGAAGTCATGCCTATGTGGTTGCCCGGGACCCCCTTCGGGAAGCCGGTCGTACCGCCCGTGTACAAAATGTAGGAGAGGTCGTTCCACGGGTCGATCTGGGGGGATTTCCGAAGAGGTGTGTGCTTGAGGAGGGAGCGGAAGGAATGAACCTTGCCGCCTTTTTCCCACTTTCCATGCGGAATCTTGTCGAACAGGACCCCGAGGGCCCGCTTCCAGGGCGGCAGAAGATCGGCCAGGTTCGTGACGATCACCCGCTTGAGGCCGGTCTTTTCGAGGACCTCCTGCACATAGCAGAAGTTCGTGTCGAGGCAGATCACCGTTTCGACCTCGGCATCCTTGATCATGTACTCGATCTCGAAAGAGGTGTAGATCGGCGAGACCGGCACCAGGACCGCCCCAAGCTTCTGGATCCCGAGGTAGGCGATGACCCACTGCACGCAGTTGCTGATGTAGATCATCACCCGGTCGCCCTTGCGGACCCCCATCTCCTCCAGCGCCCCGGCAAACCGCTCACTGAGATTGCGCAGACGGG harbors:
- the glyQ gene encoding glycyl-tRNA synthetase, alpha chain (Evidence 2a : Function from experimental evidences in other organisms; Product type e : enzyme); the protein is MTFQELIFALERYWSDRGCLIQQPYDLEVGAGTFNPATLLRVLGPEPWAVAYVEPSRRPTDGRYGENPNRLGHYYQYQVILKPSPLEVQDLYLGSLQALGIDPLDHDIRFVEDDWESPTLGASGLGWEVWLDGMEITQFTYFQQAGSIRLDPISVEITYGLERIAMYLQEKENVYDLDWNGRISYGDVHRKGEWELSVYNFEQADVEMMLKLFSLYESEAKRAAAKGLVLPSYDYCLKCSHTFNILDARGAISVTERTHYIERIRNLARLSAKTYLQQREEMGFPLLAKAAA
- a CDS encoding Amino acid or sugar ABC transport system, permease protein — translated: MEMSERRKKRLDRSITVRSHGLYALSSWREMTFLLLPRVALVALLCALPLMLDMYWQRVFCAAATYAMLALAFDFLAQYAGLVCLGLSMFIGLGGYVSGSLNHYWGWPIWVTIPLASVTGAALGTLALVLCLRLRGVYFAIVSFMLPLFLVSFIVATSILGSTEGISSLDYLPNIWVEQYLLVGALLVALFGLRRLMTEDFGIILQAVKDNDQAVKASGIDITAYKIKALFLAALIGSFCGAYLSHLYGWLGLSMFAMDFSILPIAATVMGGMGTLAGPVIGAFVLTPLSEALRGFGQLRVVLYSLILLAFILYKPEGILNYLERKYFQFERWEKV
- a CDS encoding Response regulator receiver domain protein; amino-acid sequence: MPESILNNKHILIVDDEPDVLDALEEQLEGFEGLLIDRALDYERAQQLLHSWTYDLVILDIMGVRGFELLDTAVHMGFPAVMLTAQAFNREALQKSIELGARAYLPKEKLSQIVPFLEDVLTLSHQAGWKRLFERLGGVFASSFGKGWEKDRKQFWQDVQEGRYEPSPTILKR
- a CDS encoding putative long-chain-fatty-acid--CoA ligase (Evidence 3 : Putative function from multiple computational evidences), yielding MPQTPELVYSSFDRACERWPERTAVIYLGQRFSYRRMRELIDRFAAALHAHGVRPGERIMIYLPNLPQFLIAYFGAQVAGAVPVPVSPIYTPHEIRYLLNDTGAKTVVCLDTNYRYVKEVWPETSLKRVIVTTHDEMLPAYKRLFGWMFDLVPRGTTEKGESLHRFGALLRQYPPRPPQVEVDPIDHPCYILYTGGTTGFPKGCVMSHSGMVSFVEEIREVGEGFIRDEEEVFVMVNPLFHQLAQGVLLGMVLSRGNTCILMPIPQVDAILDAIERHRATLFLGAPTLYRMILENDRLDLFDLHSLRYCWSGGDVLPLETFERWKRLLGIPIYQAYGATEVGFTCMSPLGREPVPGSIGMPLPSREVMIVDHETLEPVDDGEPGELLVTFRHISDGYWRKPDETAKAYVDIESRRWYRMNDFVRRDETGLLYYVDRSADIIKCKGYRVSASEIESCLLDHEAVIEACVVGVPDKKLGERIKAIVVLKQDARGVSGADLTRWCRDRLAEYKIPQYIEFRDMLPKSKVGKLLRRDIRDEERRKMKK
- a CDS encoding ABC-type branched-chain amino acid transport systems, ATPase component: MTGERILEVTNLWKSFGGVHAMSGVSFDLHKGEVVGIIGPNGAGKTTLVNLLTGFVKPDDGRITFMGERIDGLPPHKIALRGLVRTFQVMRPFHTMAAYKNLIVPLNSPRVRKTRSGALGDLDSVAIDILEEIGFERDARVPYKTAGSLPLGYLKRLELARCLALQPVIVLCDEVFSGMSMSEIASMLPLLEKMQMNGITLMMVEHRLRELFKLAGRVMVINFGEKIADGPPAEVMEDPAVKKAYMGAEDRK
- a CDS encoding hypothetical protein (Evidence 5 : Unknown function), with protein sequence MVFLANLGVNLHVCLCGDLQVASAQTLDFLDIGQKSSFPDWKRGSTGKSFPDGNCLICLKLVKPGLATKRWDWAPAGCEEKFSFPDWEPDRAG
- the braG gene encoding High-affinity branched-chain amino acid transport ATP-binding protein BraG, which translates into the protein MNHLEIKDLMVFYENALAINNVSLSVEKGGITGVFGANSAGKSTLMYTASGVILDVQKKERMRGGQRLTILGSILFEGREIRHLEASERARLGMVLCPERRRIFKESSVMENLRIGGVLATRAQAARTLDYVFRIFPKLKLLRKREGGFLSGGEQQMLAIGRALMAQPKLLLLDEPLLGLSPLMETMLTEAVENINQETGISVVLAEQYARPVLPLIDFGYVMENGGVVVMGRAQELMDNPDVKSAYFGM
- a CDS encoding Amino acid or sugar ABC transport system, permease protein produces the protein MEILIYGAVNSMIFMLLAAGFALVYGVSRIPNFAHGAVYVLVGFLTWSFLNDLKLPYILAILLALVVSALLGLIIYRFVLIRLRGMPTSEIIASFAVSLVILEGLRLQGIAGFKGFIGPFYSLPPFFDAKINVAGVFVDFQRLFILGFGSLILLAIYLFTHYSKAGLKLRAIAQDEQAAMMLGIHPDRTAMLSLAVGSALAGMAAVLVLPLGNLAVEQGYHVLIRALAVCIVGGLGSWAGTILASLVLGYTVIISSTLLGTVWESMVLVGTIILILLLKPSGLLGKQKELEERV
- a CDS encoding Receptor family ligand-binding protein, coding for MKVASCLGKVFLVLVCAALWSVPAGPDPAAAADPIIVGAPIPRASGYGQNGERGMVLATEEINAAGGVDVGGVKRPIKLEIIDSRDEEPGVPARDVLLAIEKLILDTKAHFIAGGPCMSECSIAAMDLYARYGIVDIVGIGSYTPTWDQKVAENREKYKHSFRASGSVKWYVKEALDLLTTLKENHGFNKLFISIDDSLMCRKAAQIVEEKAKAMGWEITGYDKHPIGTTDYTVPLTECKKSGAQVLFVWAYAPETSIMIRQWADLEVPALPLGFIGAAEDPGFWEATGGKTAYVVVNLSEAGATPSDVTPKSRAYYEAYKKRWGVPPRSTGSVSGYETMYILADAIERAGTLEKEAVIDALLKTDLQLVRGTVRFDENHQIIYGYDPQTSVLGNWIQWQDGQRVTIFPKAAATGELKLPPWMKK